A genomic window from Cupriavidus basilensis includes:
- a CDS encoding DUF2946 family protein has product MDETVKQAMARWPNVPNCYGWLALDRRGQWRMRNEYAQQHGLSGDPIRHDALIAFIERNYQRDERGGWYFQNGPQRVFVSLAYAPWIVRLHQGKLHTTSQRAFTLHACHADEHGNVVLVGTVEGEGGEGGESAGGPQAALLHDHDLDGFSSACTWHGEACGANLGVFHFNGADVQIEPIAEDEVPARYGFVRQPQPPAGEQAA; this is encoded by the coding sequence ATGGATGAGACAGTCAAGCAAGCCATGGCCCGCTGGCCCAACGTACCCAACTGCTACGGCTGGCTGGCGCTGGACCGGCGCGGGCAATGGCGCATGCGCAACGAGTACGCCCAGCAGCACGGCCTGTCCGGCGACCCGATCCGCCACGATGCGCTGATCGCCTTTATCGAGCGCAACTACCAGCGCGACGAACGCGGCGGCTGGTATTTCCAGAACGGCCCGCAGCGCGTGTTCGTGTCGCTGGCCTATGCGCCGTGGATCGTGCGGCTGCACCAGGGCAAGCTGCACACCACCTCTCAGCGCGCCTTCACGCTGCATGCATGCCATGCGGACGAGCACGGCAATGTGGTGCTGGTCGGCACGGTGGAGGGTGAGGGGGGTGAAGGGGGTGAAAGCGCTGGCGGCCCGCAAGCCGCGCTGCTGCACGACCATGACCTGGATGGCTTTAGCAGCGCCTGCACCTGGCACGGCGAGGCCTGCGGGGCCAATCTCGGCGTATTTCATTTCAACGGCGCCGACGTGCAGATCGAGCCGATCGCCGAGGATGAAGTGCCGGCGCGCTACGGCTTTGTGCGCCAGCCGCAACCGCCTGCGGGTGAACAGGCGGCCTGA
- a CDS encoding YheT family hydrolase, whose protein sequence is MSQLPPSHHRPAPDDLRATDPFGGGRRMPWWLAGGHAQTIIAARFTQRPPRVAFKRERWTAPDDDFVDLDWTTHPVTPDTPLLVMFHGLEGDSGSHYAQAMMHALAARGWQGVIPHFRGCSGELNLAPRFYHSGDSEELHWILERLHRQYCGHGRKLLVVGISLGGNALLRLLGEQGSAAGHISAAASVSAPLDLAGGGAALSQGFNMLYTRMFLQTLKRKSLAKLSQYPRLFDREAMLASRDLYAFDNIVTAPLHGFRDTDDYWARASSKPVLGEIKVPTLVLNARNDPFLPARYLPGPAEVSPQVWLEQPEHGGHVGFMTPREDRLRALPVLPFAGHIEWLPARILRFFDAVA, encoded by the coding sequence ATGAGCCAGCTTCCACCTTCGCACCACCGGCCCGCGCCGGACGACCTCCGCGCCACCGACCCGTTCGGCGGCGGCCGCCGCATGCCCTGGTGGCTCGCCGGCGGCCACGCCCAAACCATCATTGCGGCACGCTTCACGCAGCGCCCGCCGCGCGTGGCCTTCAAGCGCGAGCGCTGGACCGCCCCGGACGATGACTTCGTCGACCTGGACTGGACCACGCACCCGGTCACGCCCGATACCCCGCTGCTGGTGATGTTCCATGGCCTGGAAGGCGACTCCGGCAGCCATTACGCACAGGCCATGATGCATGCGCTGGCGGCGCGCGGCTGGCAGGGCGTGATCCCGCACTTTCGTGGCTGCTCGGGCGAGCTGAACCTGGCGCCGCGCTTCTATCACTCGGGAGACTCCGAGGAACTCCACTGGATCCTGGAGCGGCTGCACCGGCAGTACTGCGGCCACGGGCGCAAGCTGCTGGTGGTGGGCATTTCGCTCGGCGGCAATGCCCTGCTGCGCTTGCTGGGCGAACAAGGCAGCGCCGCAGGCCATATCAGCGCGGCGGCATCGGTCTCGGCGCCGCTGGACCTGGCCGGCGGCGGCGCAGCGCTGTCGCAAGGCTTCAACATGCTGTACACGCGCATGTTCCTGCAAACCCTGAAGCGCAAGTCGCTGGCCAAGCTGAGCCAGTATCCCCGGCTGTTCGACCGCGAGGCCATGCTCGCCAGCCGCGACCTGTACGCCTTCGACAATATCGTGACGGCGCCGCTGCACGGCTTTCGCGATACCGATGACTACTGGGCGCGCGCCTCCAGCAAGCCGGTGCTCGGCGAAATCAAAGTGCCCACGCTGGTGCTCAACGCGCGCAACGATCCCTTCCTGCCAGCGCGCTACCTGCCTGGCCCCGCCGAGGTCAGCCCGCAGGTCTGGCTGGAACAGCCCGAGCACGGTGGTCACGTCGGTTTCATGACACCGCGCGAAGATAGGCTGCGCGCGCTGCCGGTGCTGCCCTTTGCGGGGCATATCGAGTGGCTGCCGGCGCGCATCCTGCGGTTTTTCGACGCCGTGGCCTAG
- a CDS encoding YybH family protein — translation MPRFARLFDSAEDIVEAFREAMKLRDAEGALRLWLDEDSVTCVMPDGQRLIGHEHLRQAFAQLLDVQPVLIDVIETSSHTSMGVAIFDVTEALRFGGDRVEADLYVHTTYVLMQNHEGWRLAHIHCSPANAAQVATVSTAPGQALH, via the coding sequence ATGCCTCGTTTTGCCCGCCTGTTCGATTCCGCCGAAGACATCGTAGAAGCCTTTCGCGAGGCCATGAAGCTACGCGATGCCGAGGGCGCGCTGCGCCTGTGGCTGGATGAGGACTCGGTTACCTGCGTGATGCCGGACGGCCAGCGCCTGATCGGCCACGAGCACCTGCGCCAGGCCTTTGCACAGTTGCTGGACGTGCAGCCGGTGCTGATCGACGTGATCGAGACCAGCAGCCATACCTCGATGGGCGTCGCCATCTTCGACGTGACCGAAGCCCTGCGCTTTGGCGGCGACCGCGTCGAAGCCGACCTCTATGTGCACACCACCTATGTGCTGATGCAGAACCACGAGGGCTGGCGCCTGGCGCACATCCATTGCAGCCCGGCCAACGCCGCCCAGGTCGCGACCGTGAGCACGGCGCCAGGCCAGGCTCTCCACTAG
- the waaF gene encoding lipopolysaccharide heptosyltransferase II, giving the protein MKKALVIAPNWIGDALMAQPLFTLMKARHPRLQIDALAPKWVAPVLARMPEIHQVFPSELAHGKLQLSARLMFAQQLKNEGYDAAYVLPNSLKSALIPWLAAIPLRVGYRGEARFGLLNIRHGNPLRDQRPPMVEHYARLALKPGARLPENLPEPRLRTDPVRMAKTAERFGIAPQTRLIAFCPGAEFGPAKRWPAAHFAELAQMLKRSFPYAQMVTLGSPKDAEIADEIVKAAPFVRNLCGQTSLDDAVDLLAMSEAAVCNDSGLMHVTAALNRPQVAVFGSSDPRHTPPLSQAASIMWLQLECSPCFKRECPLGHLRCLKDIEPEMVFVELRKLLHRA; this is encoded by the coding sequence ATGAAAAAAGCCCTCGTCATCGCCCCCAACTGGATCGGCGACGCCCTGATGGCGCAGCCGCTCTTCACCCTCATGAAAGCGCGCCATCCGCGCCTGCAGATCGACGCCCTCGCCCCTAAATGGGTGGCGCCGGTGCTGGCCCGCATGCCCGAGATCCACCAGGTCTTCCCCAGCGAGCTGGCGCACGGCAAGCTGCAGCTCTCGGCCCGCCTGATGTTCGCCCAGCAGCTCAAGAACGAAGGCTACGACGCAGCCTATGTGCTGCCGAATTCGCTCAAGTCCGCACTGATCCCCTGGCTGGCCGCTATCCCGCTGCGCGTCGGCTATCGCGGCGAAGCCCGCTTCGGCCTGCTCAATATCCGCCACGGCAATCCGCTCCGCGACCAGCGCCCGCCCATGGTGGAGCACTACGCGCGGCTGGCGCTCAAGCCCGGCGCCCGCTTGCCGGAGAACCTGCCCGAGCCGCGCCTGCGAACCGATCCGGTGCGCATGGCCAAGACCGCGGAGCGCTTCGGCATTGCGCCGCAGACGCGCCTGATCGCGTTCTGCCCTGGCGCGGAGTTCGGCCCGGCCAAGCGCTGGCCGGCGGCGCATTTCGCCGAGCTGGCGCAGATGCTCAAGCGCTCGTTCCCGTATGCGCAAATGGTCACGCTGGGCTCGCCCAAGGACGCCGAGATCGCCGACGAGATCGTCAAGGCCGCACCCTTCGTGCGCAACCTGTGCGGCCAGACCTCGCTGGACGATGCCGTCGACCTGCTGGCGATGTCGGAAGCCGCCGTGTGCAACGACTCCGGCCTGATGCACGTCACCGCGGCGCTGAACCGGCCGCAGGTGGCGGTGTTCGGCTCCAGTGACCCACGCCATACACCCCCGCTGTCGCAGGCTGCGAGTATCATGTGGCTGCAGCTCGAATGCAGTCCGTGCTTCAAGCGCGAGTGCCCGCTTGGCCACCTGCGCTGCCTGAAGGACATCGAGCCCGAAATGGTGTTTGTGGAGCTGCGCAAGCTCCTGCACCGGGCCTGA
- a CDS encoding zinc-finger domain-containing protein, giving the protein MTQTASLIEIGAEDLPLHCPTGNTPTWNYHPRVFLDVTDTGEVKCPYCGTVYKLKPGTVIKGHH; this is encoded by the coding sequence ATGACGCAAACCGCCTCCCTGATCGAAATCGGCGCGGAAGACCTTCCGCTGCACTGCCCCACCGGCAACACGCCGACCTGGAACTACCATCCGCGCGTCTTCCTTGACGTGACCGACACCGGCGAGGTGAAGTGCCCGTACTGCGGTACCGTCTACAAGCTCAAGCCCGGCACCGTGATCAAGGGTCACCACTGA
- a CDS encoding DEAD/DEAH box helicase → MPQTFFAGQRQESWRLALEALQALAGETRAPDGASASRLLWALTIDADGAVGTIEPLEQQRGPRGWNKPRPVPLARLAEDDRLEPWDARVARAVRRDQSYHRRYVLDRAAAMLALVGHPGVVLAQAPEQTLEVVEGAPTLEVVRQGGRYTLRVSPPVREAPAMDSFLPAGSRADAEALRQITVLREGSQRLRVIRLTPAQQGAAQLIADGLAVPAEAHAQLDATLRALSGHFQVHSDHDGSARELETESRLRAELSPLGEGLSLRLVVTPLGPLGPRLAPGSGRERLMAAVKGESLATVRDLKSELANVAEVFGALPFLVPRSPDSGEYDWTLADPEEALSVVEQLPGLPAVLAVEWPRGKEIRVVGADIPQLAVHIETESEWFKLVGELGVAEGLVLQLGQLLAWAGSHAGRFMPMGQGVYVALTRSLRARLRDLASVAHNVPDGIKVPLMAAPWLDDVLAGAGIDPDQHFRQRVARLRRARNSDAVLPANLAAELRPYQEDGYRWAMSLAEAGFGACLADDMGLGKTLQALAVMLARAGGGAALVIAPTSVCGNWAEEARRFAPTLRVHIYAEGERAALLEQAGPHDVVIVSYTLLLQARDAFCQREWHTVVADEAQAFKNAATKRSQAVFELRADFRMALSGTPVENRLAELWSIMRFCNPGLLGSLVRFNEHFAVPIERNGVREAAQRLRRMIAPFVLRRTKAQVLDELPPRTELVLRIEQDPIEAAHYEALRRQALAEAEAVVKGPKARKTAAGQPAAEARIHVLAQLMRMRRAACDARLVTPELQLELGQAGAKVRAFVQLAGELAANGHKTLVFSQFVDFLQLLRQGLDEAGLAWQYLDGATPAAERTRRVAAFQAGAGDVFLISLKAGGFGLNLTAADYVIIADPWWNPAAEDQAMGRAHRIGQQRPVTVYRLISAGTIEERILTLHHGKRALADGILEAGEDGEAGFIGTAAALPDIDELVGLLRS, encoded by the coding sequence GTGCCGCAAACCTTCTTTGCCGGCCAGCGCCAGGAAAGCTGGCGGCTCGCGCTCGAAGCGTTGCAGGCCCTGGCGGGCGAGACGCGCGCGCCCGACGGCGCCAGCGCCAGCCGCCTGTTGTGGGCGTTGACCATCGACGCCGACGGCGCGGTCGGCACCATCGAGCCGCTGGAGCAACAGCGCGGCCCGCGCGGCTGGAACAAGCCGCGTCCCGTGCCGCTGGCCCGCCTCGCCGAAGACGACCGGCTGGAGCCGTGGGACGCCCGCGTCGCCCGCGCGGTCCGCCGCGACCAGTCCTATCACCGCCGCTACGTGCTCGATCGCGCCGCCGCCATGCTGGCGCTGGTCGGGCATCCGGGCGTGGTGCTGGCGCAGGCGCCCGAGCAGACGCTGGAAGTGGTGGAGGGCGCCCCGACGCTGGAAGTGGTGCGCCAGGGCGGCCGCTACACCTTGCGGGTCTCGCCCCCGGTGCGCGAGGCCCCGGCGATGGACAGCTTCCTGCCCGCCGGCAGCCGCGCGGACGCCGAGGCCTTGCGCCAGATCACCGTGCTGCGCGAAGGCTCGCAGCGCCTGCGCGTGATCCGCCTCACGCCCGCGCAGCAGGGCGCGGCGCAACTGATCGCCGATGGGCTGGCGGTGCCGGCCGAGGCCCATGCGCAGCTTGACGCCACGCTGCGCGCGTTGTCCGGTCATTTCCAGGTGCACTCCGACCACGACGGCAGCGCCCGCGAGCTCGAGACCGAGAGCCGGCTGCGCGCCGAGTTGTCCCCGCTGGGCGAAGGTCTTTCGCTGCGCCTGGTGGTGACGCCGCTGGGTCCACTTGGGCCGCGGCTGGCCCCGGGCAGCGGGCGCGAGCGGCTGATGGCGGCGGTCAAAGGGGAGAGCCTGGCCACGGTGCGCGACCTCAAGTCCGAGTTGGCGAACGTGGCCGAAGTGTTCGGCGCGCTGCCCTTCCTGGTGCCGCGCTCGCCGGATAGCGGCGAATACGACTGGACCCTGGCCGACCCGGAGGAGGCGTTGTCGGTGGTCGAGCAGTTGCCAGGGCTGCCCGCCGTGCTGGCGGTGGAATGGCCCCGGGGCAAGGAAATCCGCGTGGTGGGCGCCGACATCCCGCAACTGGCGGTGCATATCGAAACCGAGAGCGAATGGTTCAAGCTGGTCGGCGAACTGGGCGTGGCCGAGGGGCTGGTGCTGCAGCTCGGCCAGCTGCTGGCCTGGGCCGGCAGCCATGCCGGGCGCTTCATGCCGATGGGGCAGGGCGTGTATGTGGCGCTCACGCGCAGCCTGCGCGCCAGGCTGCGCGACCTGGCCAGCGTGGCGCACAACGTGCCCGACGGCATCAAGGTGCCGCTGATGGCGGCACCCTGGCTGGACGACGTGCTGGCCGGCGCCGGCATCGACCCCGACCAGCATTTTCGCCAGCGCGTGGCGCGGCTGCGCCGCGCGCGCAACAGCGACGCCGTGCTGCCGGCCAACCTGGCCGCGGAACTGCGGCCCTACCAGGAAGACGGCTACCGCTGGGCCATGTCGCTCGCCGAGGCCGGCTTCGGCGCCTGCCTGGCCGACGACATGGGGCTGGGCAAGACGCTGCAGGCGCTCGCCGTGATGCTGGCGCGCGCTGGCGGCGGCGCCGCGCTGGTGATCGCGCCGACCTCCGTGTGCGGCAACTGGGCCGAAGAGGCAAGGCGCTTCGCACCGACGCTGCGCGTGCACATCTATGCCGAGGGCGAGCGCGCGGCCTTGCTGGAACAGGCCGGCCCGCATGACGTGGTGATCGTTTCGTACACGCTGCTGCTGCAGGCGCGCGACGCCTTCTGCCAGCGCGAGTGGCACACGGTGGTGGCCGACGAAGCGCAGGCGTTCAAGAACGCCGCCACCAAACGCTCGCAGGCGGTGTTCGAGCTGCGGGCCGATTTCCGCATGGCGCTGTCGGGCACGCCGGTGGAAAACCGGCTGGCCGAGCTGTGGTCGATCATGCGCTTTTGCAACCCCGGCCTGCTCGGCTCGCTGGTCCGCTTCAACGAGCACTTCGCCGTGCCGATCGAGCGCAATGGCGTGCGCGAGGCGGCCCAGCGGCTGCGCCGCATGATCGCGCCGTTCGTGCTGCGCCGGACCAAGGCCCAGGTGCTGGACGAACTGCCGCCGCGCACCGAGCTGGTGTTGCGCATCGAGCAGGACCCGATCGAGGCGGCCCACTATGAAGCGCTGCGCCGCCAGGCGCTCGCCGAAGCCGAGGCCGTGGTCAAAGGCCCGAAGGCCCGCAAGACCGCCGCCGGCCAGCCCGCCGCCGAGGCGCGCATCCATGTGCTGGCGCAACTCATGCGGATGCGGCGCGCCGCCTGCGACGCGCGCCTGGTCACGCCCGAGCTGCAACTGGAGCTCGGGCAGGCGGGCGCCAAGGTGCGCGCCTTCGTGCAACTGGCGGGCGAGCTGGCCGCCAACGGGCACAAGACGCTGGTCTTTAGCCAGTTCGTCGATTTCCTGCAACTGCTGCGCCAGGGGCTGGACGAGGCCGGCCTGGCCTGGCAGTACCTCGACGGCGCCACGCCGGCGGCCGAGCGCACGCGGCGCGTGGCGGCGTTCCAGGCCGGCGCGGGCGATGTCTTCCTGATCAGCCTGAAGGCCGGCGGCTTCGGCCTTAACCTGACGGCCGCCGACTATGTGATCATCGCCGACCCCTGGTGGAACCCGGCGGCAGAGGACCAGGCCATGGGCCGCGCCCACCGCATCGGGCAGCAGCGCCCGGTGACCGTCTACCGGTTGATCAGCGCGGGCACCATCGAGGAGCGCATCCTCACGCTGCACCACGGCAAGCGCGCGCTGGCCGATGGCATCCTGGAGGCGGGCGAGGACGGCGAGGCCGGCTTTATCGGCACGGCGGCGGCGCTGCCGGACATCGATGAACTGGTGGGGCTGTTGCGCAGCTAG
- a CDS encoding Bug family tripartite tricarboxylate transporter substrate binding protein codes for MFRTATRRISSAFHSSRASRASRLAAGLGLLAALSTLAAPARAQDPAWPTQPITILMGFTAGSGVDMVGRTLQESLQKSLKATIIYDYRPGAGGNVASEVVAHAKPDGYTLLLGTAATHGINPALYKSLPFDAEADFTPVAPLVEVSNVLTVNPAVIDVKSVKEFIEKVKANPGKYNYASTGNGTGTHLAFAEFNARAGLDMVHVPYKGGPDALQAVLKGEVCCIFNQVQSVLPQYRAGKVRLLGVTTKSHVAVIPEVPTIAESGLPGFNSTIWFGFFGPKGLDPKISKKINDAVKVALETPAIRQKLIEAGNSPRIETVEQFRTTVKADRQKWAGVVRSVGASID; via the coding sequence ATGTTCCGCACTGCTACCCGCCGCATCTCGTCCGCTTTCCATTCGTCCCGTGCTTCCCGTGCTTCCCGCCTGGCCGCCGGCCTTGGCTTGCTGGCCGCGCTGAGCACGCTGGCCGCACCGGCCCGCGCGCAGGACCCGGCCTGGCCGACCCAGCCGATCACCATCCTGATGGGCTTTACCGCCGGCTCCGGCGTGGACATGGTGGGCCGCACGCTGCAGGAATCGCTGCAGAAGTCGCTCAAGGCCACCATCATCTATGACTACCGCCCCGGCGCCGGTGGCAATGTGGCCTCCGAAGTGGTGGCCCATGCCAAGCCCGACGGCTACACGCTGCTGCTCGGCACCGCCGCCACCCACGGCATCAACCCGGCCCTGTACAAGAGCCTGCCGTTCGACGCCGAAGCCGATTTCACGCCCGTCGCGCCGCTGGTGGAAGTCTCCAACGTGCTGACCGTGAACCCTGCCGTGATCGACGTGAAGTCGGTCAAGGAGTTCATCGAGAAGGTCAAGGCCAACCCCGGCAAGTACAACTACGCGTCGACCGGCAACGGCACCGGCACGCACCTGGCCTTCGCCGAATTCAACGCGCGCGCCGGCCTGGATATGGTCCATGTGCCGTACAAGGGCGGCCCCGATGCGCTGCAAGCCGTGCTCAAGGGCGAGGTCTGCTGCATTTTCAATCAGGTGCAGAGCGTGTTGCCGCAGTATCGCGCCGGCAAGGTGCGGCTGCTTGGCGTGACCACCAAGAGCCATGTGGCGGTGATTCCCGAAGTGCCGACGATTGCCGAGAGCGGGTTGCCCGGCTTCAACAGCACCATCTGGTTTGGCTTCTTCGGTCCCAAGGGGCTGGATCCCAAGATCAGCAAGAAGATCAACGATGCGGTCAAGGTCGCGCTCGAAACGCCAGCGATCCGGCAGAAACTGATCGAGGCGGGGAATTCGCCGCGGATCGAGACGGTGGAGCAGTTCCGGACGACTGTGAAGGCGGATCGGCAGAAGTGGGCGGGGGTGGTCAGGAGCGTTGGGGCGTCTATTGATTGA
- a CDS encoding AzlC family ABC transporter permease, translated as MTFRPPQALLRPWHRFAPAERAGFIEGARYFAPSLPAVFSWGLVTGVAMSKSVMNVPEAIGMSLLVYAGSAQLSVLPLFAAGLPLWTVWLTAAIVNLRFVIFSAGLQPHFSYLPLWRRTLLGSFNGDLHFVYFMQRYATPGHEPGKEGYFWGMALTNFAMWQVSSIIGIVLASAFPDSWGLGLAGTLALIPVMVTTIRSRSTLLAVAVACALALLCFALPYRLGLVVAVVGAIAAGMASDELAARATLAGIRRRKAEHAPAQAAARSAAPAAKDRA; from the coding sequence ATGACCTTCCGACCGCCCCAGGCCCTGCTGCGTCCTTGGCATCGTTTTGCCCCGGCCGAGCGGGCCGGCTTTATCGAGGGGGCGCGTTATTTCGCACCTTCCCTGCCTGCCGTGTTCTCTTGGGGACTGGTGACGGGCGTGGCCATGAGCAAGTCGGTGATGAACGTGCCCGAGGCGATCGGCATGTCCTTGCTGGTCTACGCGGGCTCGGCCCAGTTGTCCGTGCTGCCGCTGTTTGCGGCGGGCCTGCCGCTGTGGACGGTGTGGCTGACCGCCGCCATCGTCAACCTGCGCTTCGTGATCTTCAGCGCGGGGCTGCAGCCGCATTTCAGCTATCTGCCGTTGTGGCGCCGCACGCTGCTGGGGTCGTTCAACGGCGACCTGCATTTCGTCTACTTCATGCAGCGCTATGCCACGCCAGGCCATGAGCCGGGCAAGGAAGGCTACTTCTGGGGCATGGCGCTGACCAATTTCGCCATGTGGCAGGTCTCGTCGATCATCGGCATCGTGCTGGCCAGCGCGTTCCCGGACAGCTGGGGCCTGGGATTGGCCGGCACGCTGGCGCTGATTCCCGTGATGGTCACGACCATCCGCTCGCGCTCGACGCTGCTGGCGGTGGCCGTGGCGTGCGCGCTGGCGCTGCTGTGCTTTGCCCTGCCTTACCGGCTCGGCCTGGTGGTGGCGGTGGTGGGGGCGATCGCGGCCGGCATGGCCAGTGACGAACTGGCCGCTCGCGCGACCTTGGCGGGCATCCGCCGCCGCAAGGCCGAGCATGCGCCCGCGCAGGCGGCGGCCCGCTCAGCGGCTCCGGCGGCAAAGGACCGGGCATGA
- a CDS encoding AzlD domain-containing protein, with translation MSHLEIWIALVGMALVTIVTRALFLMAGERVTVPDRIQRALRYAPAAALAAIILPDLMTWQGHFTLAPSNYKLVAGAVALVFYLVTRRMVGMIVAGMAVYTAMRLLG, from the coding sequence ATGAGCCATCTCGAGATCTGGATCGCGCTGGTCGGCATGGCGCTGGTGACCATCGTCACGCGTGCGCTGTTCCTGATGGCGGGCGAGCGCGTGACGGTGCCGGACCGCATCCAGCGCGCGCTGCGCTACGCGCCAGCGGCGGCGCTGGCGGCCATCATCCTGCCCGACCTGATGACCTGGCAGGGGCATTTCACGCTGGCCCCAAGCAACTACAAGCTGGTGGCCGGCGCGGTGGCGCTGGTGTTCTACCTGGTGACACGGCGCATGGTGGGCATGATCGTGGCGGGCATGGCGGTCTATACCGCCATGCGGCTGCTCGGCTGA
- a CDS encoding helix-turn-helix transcriptional regulator has translation MNEDMHGAIRGLYEGILDAQAWQQSLHTLSNIVGSAHASMIVRDTDRDLMTVNEVVRPVQELFTAYEKEFHALDPGKLFAHNLSPGEWYIDARDFGEGAMQRSPFYREFFHRFDLCSYAACLVERKPHYEVYFALQRSFSQGNFTPADVSALDWALPHMRSAMAMRDRTIGLSTLAQLSGQILERLSFGVIAFSPERRVLLSNGIGERWVRRLAPTGKTGEWQLSRSLADMVTAACAPRSAVPAQAAIARHGNGACAQLTVLPLPPSHIFALPWQQPAALVVIHEDAQAPAELPQLLREVYGLTPAEIRLASLLATGMGLPEASERLNVRHETARSQLKAVFLKTGASTQARLTRLLTQLGTALGPGPQGPGDAA, from the coding sequence ATGAACGAAGACATGCACGGGGCAATCCGTGGCTTGTACGAAGGGATTCTTGATGCGCAGGCTTGGCAGCAGAGCCTGCACACCTTGAGCAACATTGTCGGCAGCGCGCACGCATCGATGATCGTGCGCGACACCGATCGCGACCTGATGACGGTCAACGAGGTCGTGCGCCCGGTGCAGGAGTTGTTCACCGCCTACGAGAAGGAGTTCCACGCGCTGGATCCGGGCAAGCTGTTTGCCCACAACCTCTCCCCCGGGGAGTGGTACATCGATGCGCGCGATTTCGGCGAAGGCGCGATGCAGCGCAGCCCCTTCTACCGGGAATTCTTCCACCGCTTCGACCTGTGCTCCTACGCAGCCTGCCTGGTCGAGCGAAAGCCCCACTACGAGGTGTATTTCGCGCTGCAGCGCTCGTTCTCGCAAGGCAATTTCACGCCGGCGGATGTCAGCGCGCTGGACTGGGCGCTGCCTCACATGCGCAGCGCCATGGCCATGCGCGACCGCACCATCGGGCTGTCGACGCTGGCGCAACTGTCAGGGCAGATCCTGGAGCGCCTGTCGTTCGGCGTGATCGCCTTCTCGCCCGAGCGGCGCGTGCTGCTGAGCAACGGCATCGGCGAGCGCTGGGTGCGGCGGCTGGCCCCCACCGGCAAGACGGGCGAGTGGCAATTGTCGCGCTCGCTGGCCGACATGGTGACTGCCGCCTGCGCGCCGCGCAGCGCGGTACCGGCGCAGGCGGCAATCGCCCGCCATGGCAACGGCGCCTGCGCGCAGCTGACCGTGCTGCCGCTGCCGCCCTCCCACATCTTTGCGCTGCCCTGGCAGCAACCCGCCGCGCTGGTGGTGATCCATGAAGACGCGCAGGCACCGGCGGAGCTGCCGCAACTGCTGCGCGAAGTCTATGGACTGACGCCCGCCGAGATCCGCCTGGCAAGCCTGCTGGCCACCGGCATGGGCCTGCCCGAAGCCAGCGAGCGCCTGAACGTGCGCCACGAAACCGCGCGCAGCCAGCTCAAGGCGGTATTCCTCAAGACCGGCGCCAGCACGCAGGCCCGCCTGACGCGGCTGCTGACCCAGCTGGGCACGGCGCTCGGCCCCGGGCCGCAAGGGCCGGGCGACGCCGCCTAG